In Vicinamibacterales bacterium, a genomic segment contains:
- a CDS encoding dehydrogenase E1 component subunit alpha/beta: MKAAATREANPRTHEGLSPKDLLRAYRTMVLSRKLDDKEIQLKNQSLIFFQISGAGHEAVLTAAGMVLKPGHDWFHPYYRDRALCLTLGMTPLEMLLGAVGAKDDPNSGGRQMPSHWGHRQLNIVSQSSPTGTQCLHAIGTAEAGRLYERVTAIDGRESRYASDEVVYISIGEGTSSEGEFWESLNSACTLKLPVVYLIEDNGYAISTPVEVQTAGGDLSKLVASFPGLLVQSVDGTDFLESYKAMTAAVKYARARKGPALVHARVIRPYSHSLSDDEKLYKTADERAAEAKRDPITRLATVIVADGVATEAELKDIVREVEAEVNAAADTAISSEKPSRDTATRYVYSPDVDPASAAFSTELRSEGKPETMVSAINRTLKDEMARNPRIVVFGEDVADCSREASLESVPGKGGVFKVTHGLQRAFGSTRVFNSPLAEANIIGRAVGMAVRGIKPVVEIQFFDYIWPAMMQMRDEMSMLRYRSNNAFSCPMVIRTAIGGYLRGGAPYHSQSGESIFAHCPGIRIVFPSNAQDAAGLLRTAIRCDDPVLFLEHKHLYRQTYNKGEYPGSDYMVPFGKAAVRRDGTDVLVLTWGALVQRSLLAAQQAEKDGISVMVIDLRTIMPFDWETIVAAVRRTNRVVIAHEDQLTCGFGAELAARIADELFEHLDAPVRRVAALDTPVAYYPDLEEAILPQSGDVLKAVRDLARY; this comes from the coding sequence TCCCCCAAAGATCTCCTCCGCGCCTATCGGACGATGGTGCTGTCGCGGAAGCTGGACGACAAGGAGATCCAACTCAAGAACCAGAGCCTGATCTTCTTTCAGATCAGCGGCGCGGGACATGAAGCGGTGCTCACCGCCGCGGGCATGGTGCTGAAGCCGGGTCACGACTGGTTCCACCCCTACTATCGCGACCGCGCGCTGTGCCTCACCCTCGGCATGACGCCGCTCGAGATGCTGCTCGGCGCCGTCGGGGCGAAGGACGATCCCAACTCCGGCGGACGCCAGATGCCGTCGCACTGGGGTCACCGGCAGCTCAACATCGTGTCGCAGTCGAGTCCGACCGGCACGCAGTGCCTGCACGCCATCGGCACCGCGGAGGCAGGGCGCCTGTACGAGCGAGTGACGGCGATCGACGGGCGGGAGTCGCGCTACGCGTCCGACGAAGTCGTCTACATCTCGATCGGCGAAGGCACCTCCAGCGAAGGGGAATTCTGGGAGTCGCTGAATTCCGCCTGCACGCTCAAGCTGCCGGTGGTCTATCTGATCGAGGACAACGGCTACGCCATTTCGACGCCGGTGGAAGTGCAGACCGCCGGCGGCGATCTCTCGAAGCTGGTGGCGTCGTTCCCGGGCCTGCTCGTCCAGAGCGTCGACGGCACCGACTTCCTCGAGTCCTACAAGGCCATGACGGCGGCGGTGAAATACGCGCGCGCGCGGAAGGGGCCGGCGCTCGTCCACGCCCGCGTGATCCGGCCGTACTCGCACTCGCTCTCGGACGACGAGAAGCTGTACAAGACGGCCGACGAGCGCGCCGCCGAAGCCAAGCGCGATCCCATCACCCGGCTCGCGACCGTGATCGTCGCCGACGGCGTCGCCACCGAAGCGGAGCTGAAGGACATCGTCCGCGAGGTCGAAGCCGAGGTGAACGCCGCGGCCGACACCGCCATCAGCTCCGAGAAGCCGTCGCGCGACACCGCGACGCGCTACGTCTACTCGCCGGACGTCGATCCGGCGTCGGCGGCGTTCAGCACGGAGCTTCGCAGCGAGGGGAAGCCGGAGACGATGGTCTCCGCCATCAACCGCACGCTCAAGGACGAAATGGCGCGCAACCCGCGCATCGTCGTCTTCGGCGAAGACGTCGCGGATTGCAGCCGGGAAGCGTCGCTGGAGTCCGTGCCGGGCAAGGGGGGCGTCTTCAAGGTCACGCACGGCCTGCAGCGCGCGTTCGGCAGCACCCGCGTGTTCAACTCGCCGCTCGCGGAAGCCAACATCATCGGCCGCGCCGTCGGCATGGCGGTGCGCGGCATCAAGCCGGTGGTCGAGATCCAGTTCTTCGACTACATCTGGCCGGCGATGATGCAGATGCGCGACGAGATGTCGATGCTGCGCTACCGCTCGAACAACGCCTTCTCGTGCCCGATGGTGATCCGGACCGCCATCGGCGGCTACCTGCGCGGCGGGGCGCCGTATCACTCGCAGTCGGGCGAGAGCATCTTCGCGCACTGCCCCGGCATCCGCATCGTGTTCCCGTCCAACGCGCAGGACGCCGCCGGTCTCCTGCGCACCGCGATCCGCTGTGACGATCCGGTGCTCTTCCTCGAGCACAAGCATCTCTACCGCCAGACCTACAACAAAGGGGAGTACCCCGGCTCCGACTACATGGTGCCGTTCGGCAAGGCCGCCGTCCGCCGCGACGGCACCGACGTCCTGGTCCTCACCTGGGGGGCGCTGGTGCAGCGCTCGCTGCTGGCGGCGCAGCAGGCGGAGAAGGACGGCATCAGCGTCATGGTCATCGACCTGCGCACGATCATGCCGTTCGACTGGGAGACGATCGTCGCGGCGGTGCGCCGGACCAACCGCGTGGTGATCGCGCACGAGGATCAGCTCACCTGCGGCTTCGGCGCCGAGCTGGCGGCGCGAATCGCCGACGAGCTGTTCGAGCACCTCGACGCGCCGGTCCGCCGGGTCGCGGCGCTCGATACCCCGGTGGCCTACTACCCGGACCTCGAGGAAGCGATCCTGCCGCAGTCCGGCGACGTGCTGAAGGCCGTTCGAGACCTGGCTCGATACTGA